The nucleotide window cactggtgagagactcttgggtcattacactgtgttaGCGCGAttaccaactaagccacggaggcatTGTGTTTGAGGTACGCTGAAAgattgaactacatgtatacttatagAAACTATTTCCCTACCACCTGTGATATAGCAAGTTGTTTCAGTTCTGGCTTTACTTGAgactttcattttaatttttgtgtcaTCTTGAATTTCCATCAGGCTGTTGAAGATCACAAGCTTTCCAAACAGTGGATAACTCGTCTGATTGAGAGCAGAGTGAGTATAATTATCTTCACTTATTTAGCTTGGATAGTAAATTTGTTCCAGTGGATTCCCGatctctcactgcttgtggtgCATGGTGTTACAGTAAGTGGTTCAGGATACCGATAATGCTGTTTGCGTAGTCTAATATTTGTTGAAAACCACCCTTATGGTCTAGTGGGAAACTTACAGtcacttgccaaatgttggtggttttatTGCACCATGCAGGAACACTGGtattttccacccataaaactgacagcttcttcttgagtatgacttttaaacaactatcaaatcaAAACAATATAACACACTGAGCTGAAAAAGATAATGGTTGaactgcatgtgtgtacatgtatgtaaccagGTTGTTGCAATCGAGTGAACCTGATCGAGGCTTAATTCATGTAAACATGCAACAACTGGAACATGCAGTTACAATGCATATACGTTATGAAGATTGAAGCAGACTTAATTTGAAAGCTTAGAAAACAACATTAACGACATTTTTGAAGTTCATGAATGTAGCTGTTGTTGTCCTATTCTTGCTGAGGATATATGGTTTATAACATTATatcgttatacatgtatatcaagtatATGACTCTCCATAATAACGTGTATCTGTATGAgtcttattatattatttgtaaataatttttgatTACTGGTATATgatgtttataaaaaaatcatgaataaatttgtaccagtatttgtttgtttgtttgctttttatggACAGAGAGCAAAAAACTTATATTAATGGTGCACTGAATCTTAAACGTTATACAGGCATGTTTATATTATAAGTGTAGTATGATTAATTTATAGTTTCAgatttatttgtaaaattaaGCTTTTAATGTGGTTAAATAGCTGAATTCTCAATTATGCTGTGTGGTGTTTTGGTCTTTGAGTATGTTTGTCATTCTTTTATTGCAATTGTTCACATCTGGATCTGTATTCGATTGGAAATGAAAGCTTTCCTGTAAATATTCCTGTATGGTTTGTGAAGACAGAGAATCTATCAGATGCACCATTCAGAAACAAGGAACACATGGAGGCTTACTGCGAAAATACTGTCTCATCAGTCCTGTATCTCCTTCTTCAGGCAGCAGGTATATGCACAGTGTATGCTTTATAGAGGCTTGTCTGATTTATAAAGGACGGAGAAAAAAAGGAATTCTGAGAATTTTAAGTAAACTGTATGTGTGTCTACCAAGCTGCCAGAGAGTACATTTCAGAATATGCAGTGTGTGTCATCATGCAGTCACTTGGTAGGACAATGTTTAGgggttttgtgacatttatggTTAGATGTCAGCAATAAATGTTGTATTGACTTCCTAAAGTGTGCAGTAATTCAATCCACCATTGTGGAaggaacaacaaaaaaatgatttctGTGACCCAATCTGTCAGTCTGAAATTGACACCCTATATACTGGCCATGTTTTAGAAAAAGTAACATCATTGTATCTGATGTTAAATCACTTCTATAACACCTCCTCTGAAACGCAAACTCTGTAGCGCTGTTCACTTCATAGTTACATCGAATACCAGTAAACCTTAACGTATTATGAACTGAAAATATCTCTTATCTACTTAGCAGCACTCTTCACTAAACACTCAGTGTTAGGACCTTTCATGGCTTTTAATTCAGTTAAAGTCACTCATCCTCTGATCACTGTGGGCTCCACACTAGTTTTGACTCTATGTCTTTAATGGAGGAAGTTTGTTACATACGTTGTACTCTCTGTGCTATGTCTGGTTTAATCCACCTATGAACCTTACCACTGtattatgagtgaaatattcctgagattattgttttaaaacttagcagattataaaattataatcaAAGGTTTCTTGTTAAAAATACTTCTATTAacacatacgtgtatattttgtacataattTTGTTTCCTATTAGAACTGACTGTCTCCTATTAGAAtgattatttcaaatatttaatgtgaagtttcttaaattaaaaattcttaagtgtGTATGATGTACCAAAAATAGTCAATTTTCTTAAAAACTTCAGGTGTAAAGAGCATCCATGCAGACCATGCAGCCAGCCATATAGGTAAAGCCCATGGCATAGTGACACTGTTGAGAGCCACACCCTTTAATGCCAATAGAGAGAGGGTCTACCTACCTACAGATGTTCTTCTACAGGTAAGTTAATATAGCTTTGCCTTACTGAAATCACAATCTCAAAACGTACATGAAAGTGGGGTTTTCCAGGCATCATGCGTTTTcatgtgttttctgtgtagtgTTTATCCATATCTCTAATCTCCTTTGTCTGTAAATATGATGACTAAGTtgtacatttttcttgattctgagagttctgttatTCAAATAGAagggtgttttgatgttttgttggAAGGTAGTATGATATCTTAcagggaaaatgtaagtttcagcagtCAAAGATACAGTATTCTGTTTGCCTCTATTTATAAAGCATGAACTTTTTGGagcaaattttaggtcatttactataAATGTAACTTGTAGATTGGAGCTAGTGTTTCAATTcacatttgtcaaattttaatgcatgtatttttttagaTATCTTTCAGTGGATATCATAATTGTAACTATATCTCTTCTTTTTTGTAACCTGAGTTTGCATGGGTACTTTctgtaattatttctttttttttatgtttgcatTATTTTCTATGAAAATACTTTCTTTTCCGTACATCAACAGCATTGTGTGTCTCAGCAGTCGTTTGTGCGAGGTTTGAAAGATCAGCCTGTGAGGGATGTGGTGTTTGATATCGCCAGCATAGCTAATCGTCATTTAGAAACTGTGAGTGTAACAGAGAAAATATTAAAGTATGAAACATGAGATTGACACTGTAATAGCTCTACAGTTGGTTTGGAATGTAACATCTCATTAATAAGTATCAGACAAACAATATTTAATGAttattacaaataaatgaagtatgAATGATGTACTTTTGATGATTTATTGTGTTTACATATTTGTCTTGTTAACAGTTGTTTGTTAATAAGAGAAATCATCTATAAATATGTACACCAGactttcaaatttgaaaactggACAAAgaggtgggttttttttttttattaaagcaGTTGAGATGCTGGTGACCTTGAATTGTCACAAACAAGAGGGGCTGGTTCAGTCCAGTCTTAGACATGTTAGATAGGGGATTTTTATAATTTCCATCCTCTCATAATGCCTTGGCCATCGGGCAACAGTAATAGCAGTTGGATGACTTTTTTATAGGGGGTTCCttaaaatacatgaattttgttAAAAAGCACTTTCTCCCATTCACTACCAATCTTGATGTACATCAAGCTTGCTTtgctgacaaaaaacaaaagaaagttcGCCATGGTTTCACCAAAAGACTATCCGGTATTTAAACTCGGGTACTTTTAGCTTAATAGTGAAATTTTTCAGAATGAAGCTGTATAAATAATACAGCCATACATATAGTTTGTCGGCAATAATTCATGTAGAATAATTCTCATGGTCATTAGTATGGGAATAAATACCTTCAGTTGACACCATGTGCTGATTTAATCCCTTATTATTGTAATACATTTACTCACATATTGTATTGCAGGCTAGATCGTTTAAGACTGATGTACCGAGGGAAGCTTTGCCAGTGTTTTACAatacagtaagtacatgtatattgagtCACATTTTTACCCTGGATGGGAATTCGGACTAATCAAGAAAATTGTACTTGGCAGATTCTAATTGTGTTCTGCATATTTTATTGAATACATATcttaaaaaatgatttttatttgtcatcGTTGCcctcagttttatttattcatttatttatttcattggtgttttacgctatactcaagaatatttcacttacactacggcggccagcattatggcgggaggaaaccagacagaacgtACCATGTCCCCCTCAGTTTTACATAGATTATTTGAAATAGTGATAATTCTTCAAAGAAATTAACAGTTTCACTGATAGCCGTCTGAGATATTTAGTTGAAATTTGACACATATATGTTTAGTAAACTGTAATACTGGAGACCTTCGAgttcaatgattatttatgaatttttgaAGGAAATATGGTGAATATATTGACATGTTAAGGTTTGATGatgatttatgaatttattgttgatttgtactgttttcattttattaagaATTTCTCGcgatatttcacaaaatatgttgCAAAGATGTCCTCACTTTTTATTGCTTCTCCTTATTTTGATACGTATCTTTGCAAGTTTGGTAGCCATCTTTATCATTATATTGCACACAACAAGATCAAATTTTCCTGTTATAAAGCTCTGAGAACCAATAAGGACTATGTATTGTGCAGCTATGTTTTCTGCTTTCCTTTTATTACTTGACCTGAAAATAGGACAAGAGGGTCATATGATCTGTGCGTGAAATACTTTATATTACTTGTGTGTCCAAGAATTTTCATAAAGATCTGCCCATGTACCCTATCTGTGTTAATAGGTGATGTGTGACCGGTATTTGAAGATGATCCAGGCGGTAGATTTTGATGTGTTTCACCCAAGCCTTCAGCAGAGGAATCATCTTCTGCCTCTTCATTTATGGATGAGGAAACTTAAACGGACATACTGATACAGTTGTGCAATACCTgcttttgtgtgtttatttgtaaTCCTCATACAATACATAAAATGAATGTTTTCTACTATGCAAGTCTTATGGCATTATTGGAGTTCTCCAGGATGAATATTTGATTGGCTCTTTCGTTTGAGTGTTGACCGAAGTGGAACAAAAGTTGGATTTTACATGAAAGTGGCTAGATTGATTGGTTGTCGATTCAACGTTTTTGTAAACtcagtttaaattttaaaaacatgacaacTTTTAATTGAACCTTGGGGTGGAAGTATTGTATGCTATTTTGCATGCAtatgaatttacatatttataatgctgtTCTCACTTGGGAAATAACCAAGATGAAGACCTCTAGATCAATACCTTCCCCTTCCTCCTCCTTAAAACTAATTTTCCACGGATACAATTGCATTGGACAGATCATTGAAAAGGATGTGTTAGGAAGTGAGTACGACAGTAGATGAATCCATGACAAAACTTACCAAATCGTGGACAAGCATTTTATGACCAATAGCAATCATTCTGTAACCAGTGGTAATAATTCATTGACCATTGGTAATCATTCCTTGACCAATGGCAAGCATTTCTTGACCAATGGCAGTCATCGCTTGACTAATGACACAGAGGTTTTCCATTTTCAGAGGTGACGTTGTGTTTCTGTTACGGCAACCATAGGAGGTCTCACTCATTATAGACTTTACTCCTACAATTTTGTCAGTGTGAACTTCTTGAGTTTCTATTTGAAGTCATATATTTCCCAACAGCAACATCataaatatcaattttttttttttcataactaagcatacatgtacaaaaccagCTTTCATTGTGAAACATGCATTAAACAAGT belongs to Liolophura sinensis isolate JHLJ2023 chromosome 9, CUHK_Ljap_v2, whole genome shotgun sequence and includes:
- the LOC135474848 gene encoding NADH dehydrogenase (ubiquinone) complex I, assembly factor 6-like — translated: MASSVRSALANFSNTHCVTLSVRACDTNCSRKNVHRKLRECLLRGQQCRSVHSSKQTVQSTSAYCAELVRKYDYENFLATLLYPKTYRSAAFAIRSLNVEIAQVRDVITDKNIGVMRMQFWKEAIDSIYQGTPRQTPVCIEMAKAVEDHKLSKQWITRLIESRTENLSDAPFRNKEHMEAYCENTVSSVLYLLLQAAGVKSIHADHAASHIGKAHGIVTLLRATPFNANRERVYLPTDVLLQHCVSQQSFVRGLKDQPVRDVVFDIASIANRHLETARSFKTDVPREALPVFYNTVMCDRYLKMIQAVDFDVFHPSLQQRNHLLPLHLWMRKLKRTY